A single window of Flagellimonas maritima DNA harbors:
- a CDS encoding ABC transporter ATP-binding protein, with translation MLKVQIDSFGYGDETILENISFKVKQGVHLALMGESGSGKSTLLKIIYGLLHVENGSIFWEGKQALGPNYNLVPGEPYMKYLSQDFDLMPFISVAENIGQYLSVFEQDTHQQRIEELLQLIELEAYANTKVKNLSGGQQQRVALARVLAQEPEVLLLDEPFGHIDNFKRNSLRKKLFPYLSKKGITVLTASHDPNDVLPFAERTLILEKGRIVADKKTKALYKTPPNYYIASLFGEVNILPIRLLKTYSEIEKSILIYPHEFMVSKTSGLKVTVQNSFFKGSHYLNEGRTEDGPILYFNTPKKFDLGDAIFLNVSLKTINKRLQG, from the coding sequence ATGCTAAAAGTTCAAATCGATTCCTTCGGCTACGGAGACGAAACTATTTTGGAAAATATCTCCTTTAAAGTTAAGCAAGGGGTTCACTTGGCGTTGATGGGAGAAAGCGGTTCTGGCAAAAGCACGCTTTTAAAGATTATTTACGGACTTCTTCACGTAGAAAATGGTTCTATATTTTGGGAAGGCAAACAGGCACTGGGCCCAAACTATAATTTGGTTCCTGGGGAACCTTATATGAAATATCTTTCACAGGATTTTGACCTGATGCCCTTTATATCCGTAGCGGAAAATATTGGACAGTATCTTTCTGTTTTTGAGCAAGATACACATCAGCAAAGAATTGAAGAATTGTTACAACTCATCGAGCTAGAAGCCTACGCCAATACCAAAGTGAAGAATTTAAGTGGAGGACAACAACAGCGAGTAGCCTTAGCAAGAGTTTTGGCACAAGAACCCGAAGTCCTATTGTTGGACGAACCTTTTGGACATATTGATAATTTTAAAAGAAATTCGCTTCGGAAAAAATTGTTCCCCTATTTGAGCAAAAAAGGCATTACAGTCCTTACCGCCAGTCACGATCCCAATGATGTTCTACCCTTTGCCGAACGAACATTGATATTGGAAAAGGGCAGAATAGTTGCTGACAAGAAAACAAAAGCCCTCTACAAAACTCCACCAAATTATTATATAGCTTCACTTTTCGGAGAGGTTAACATTCTTCCCATCAGACTATTGAAAACTTATTCGGAAATTGAAAAATCAATTCTTATTTACCCCCATGAATTCATGGTTTCAAAAACTTCAGGACTGAAGGTTACCGTGCAAAACTCTTTCTTTAAAGGAAGTCATTATTTGAATGAGGGCAGAACAGAGGATGGCCCTATTCTTTATTTTAACACCCCTAAAAAATTTGATCTTGG